From the Conger conger chromosome 14, fConCon1.1, whole genome shotgun sequence genome, one window contains:
- the odad1 gene encoding coiled-coil domain-containing protein 114 isoform X5 has translation MARGRSAPNISFNSSDSDLDEILRIDAMSHGRGRDGQAKNTAPDHGGGAAGLRAPVSGSDPQAAALVRFNTHLTQNSQLRNDLESLRIRRSHFQQIRQRLERELRDLREDISDVVNISTAAYNARVEVQMKMMRIKELAVKDLEHYSIEMKELETVIADERHLQDFLTIKCHSRSGQEDHRHSPQDPDEWEMREEMTDEMLGALDETFLKIHSLTGEENLDVLVRRFLEIEDQNFALFDFVNKQSNKIKELKDQVSQVQQDTERLCEDGQQWELERHALTRDLQARQQASEKRAQACNTHTATVAKILEQARTGMRRVLRRLERVRNVMKDLPPAATITDKNLVEILDTLDLKINGLLRIQAFLKSKNPDKDDTKDGSEQKAAVKSPSISEEERPLSQKELRQQMIKEILLREGIIGPRRERAVKPSRPNKAPSTQRRRPEA, from the exons GGGCAGAGATGGCCAAGCTAAAAATACAGCTCCGGACCATGGAGGTGGAGCGGCAGGCCTACGTGCTCCAGTCTCAGGATCTGATCCGCAGGCAGCG GCCCTGGTGCGGTTTAACACGCACCTGACACAGAACAGCCAGCTGAGGAATGACCTTGAGTCCCTGCGCATCAGGCGAAGCCACTTCCAGCAGATACGCCAGAGACTGGaaagg GAACTCCGGGATTTACGTGAGGACATCAGTGATGTTGTAAACATCTCCACAGCAGCATATAACGCTAG GGTGGAGGTGCagatgaagatgatgaggaTTAAAGAGTTGGCCGTGAAGGATCTAGAACATTACAGTATTGAGATGAAGGAGCTTGAGACAGTGATTGCGGACGAGCGCCACCTTCAAGACTTCCTGACTATTAAGTGTCACAGTAGGAGTGGACAAGAGGACCATCGCCACAGTCCACAAG ACCCAGATGAGTGGGAAATGAGAGAGGAGATGACAGACGAGATGCTGGGCGCTCTGGACGAGACGTTCCTGAAGATCCACAGTTTGACCGGAGAGGAGAACCTGGATGTTCTGGTGAGGAGGTTCCTCGAAA TCGAGGACCAGAACTTTGCCCTCTTCGACTTTGTAAATAAGCAGAGCAACAAGATAAAGGAACTGAAAGACCAAGTTAGCCAG GTGCAGCAGGACACTGAGCGGCTGTGTGAGGACGGGCAGCAGTGGGAGCTGGAGCGCCACGCCCTGACGCGGGACCTGCAGGCGCGACAGCAGGCGTCGGAGAAAAGGGCTCAGGCCTGTAACACGCACACGGCCACAGTCGCCAAGATCCTCGAACAAGCCaggacag gcaTGAGGCGTGTGCTGCGTAGGCTGGAGCGTGTGCGGAATGTGATGAAGGACTTGCCGCCCGCCGCCACAATCACAGATAAGAACCTGGTAGAAATCCTGGACACTCTGGATCTGAAGATCAATGGCCTCCTCAGAATCCAGGCCTTCCTCAAGTCTAAG AACCCAGACAAAGATGATACAAAAGATGGTTCTGAACAGAAAGCAGCAGTCAAGTCCCCCTCAATTAG tgaggaggagagacctCTGAGCCAGAAGGAGCTCCGCCAGCAAATGATAAAGGAG ATCCTACTGAGGGAGGGAATCATTGGGCCGCGCAGGGAGAGGGCGGTCAAGCCTTCCAGACCCAACAAGGCGCCCAGCACTCAACGGCGCCGCCCAGAGGCCTGA
- the odad1 gene encoding coiled-coil domain-containing protein 114 isoform X4, with amino-acid sequence MKYYGLMQCLMEGAEMAKLKIQLRTMEVERQAYVLQSQDLIRRQRREMERLQAEQKELQRILCMCESRTHRQQDTAVTQDLLFLLEHKDQMDKMLESERLTLEQLNKEILNADRRLIILRRVGSTGGYTQRTKAPPTQKTTQVLENQLDRALVRFNTHLTQNSQLRNDLESLRIRRSHFQQIRQRLERELRDLREDISDVVNISTAAYNARVEVQMKMMRIKELAVKDLEHYSIEMKELETVIADERHLQDFLTIKCHSRSGQEDHRHSPQDPDEWEMREEMTDEMLGALDETFLKIHSLTGEENLDVLVRRFLEIEDQNFALFDFVNKQSNKIKELKDQVSQVQQDTERLCEDGQQWELERHALTRDLQARQQASEKRAQACNTHTATVAKILEQARTGMRRVLRRLERVRNVMKDLPPAATITDKNLVEILDTLDLKINGLLRIQAFLKSKNPDKDDTKDGSEQKAAVKSPSISEEERPLSQKELRQQMIKEILLREGIIGPRRERAVKPSRPNKAPSTQRRRPEA; translated from the exons GGGCAGAGATGGCCAAGCTAAAAATACAGCTCCGGACCATGGAGGTGGAGCGGCAGGCCTACGTGCTCCAGTCTCAGGATCTGATCCGCAGGCAGCGG CGTGAGATGGAGCGGCTGCAGGCGGAGCAAAAGGAGCTGCAGCGCATTCTTTGCATGTGCGAGAGCCGCACCCACAGGCAGCAAGACACTGCGGTCACACAGGACCTGCTCTTCCTGCTGGAACACAAAGACCAGATGGACAAGATGCTGGAGAGCGAGAGGCTGACCCTGGAACAGCTGAACAAGGAG ATCCTCAACGCAGATCGTAGGCTGATAATTCTGCGGAGGGTGGGAAGCACAGGGGGTTATACCCAGAGAACCAAAGCCCCCCCAACCCAGAAGACCACCCAAGTCCTGGAGAACCAACTGGACCGA GCCCTGGTGCGGTTTAACACGCACCTGACACAGAACAGCCAGCTGAGGAATGACCTTGAGTCCCTGCGCATCAGGCGAAGCCACTTCCAGCAGATACGCCAGAGACTGGaaagg GAACTCCGGGATTTACGTGAGGACATCAGTGATGTTGTAAACATCTCCACAGCAGCATATAACGCTAG GGTGGAGGTGCagatgaagatgatgaggaTTAAAGAGTTGGCCGTGAAGGATCTAGAACATTACAGTATTGAGATGAAGGAGCTTGAGACAGTGATTGCGGACGAGCGCCACCTTCAAGACTTCCTGACTATTAAGTGTCACAGTAGGAGTGGACAAGAGGACCATCGCCACAGTCCACAAG ACCCAGATGAGTGGGAAATGAGAGAGGAGATGACAGACGAGATGCTGGGCGCTCTGGACGAGACGTTCCTGAAGATCCACAGTTTGACCGGAGAGGAGAACCTGGATGTTCTGGTGAGGAGGTTCCTCGAAA TCGAGGACCAGAACTTTGCCCTCTTCGACTTTGTAAATAAGCAGAGCAACAAGATAAAGGAACTGAAAGACCAAGTTAGCCAG GTGCAGCAGGACACTGAGCGGCTGTGTGAGGACGGGCAGCAGTGGGAGCTGGAGCGCCACGCCCTGACGCGGGACCTGCAGGCGCGACAGCAGGCGTCGGAGAAAAGGGCTCAGGCCTGTAACACGCACACGGCCACAGTCGCCAAGATCCTCGAACAAGCCaggacag gcaTGAGGCGTGTGCTGCGTAGGCTGGAGCGTGTGCGGAATGTGATGAAGGACTTGCCGCCCGCCGCCACAATCACAGATAAGAACCTGGTAGAAATCCTGGACACTCTGGATCTGAAGATCAATGGCCTCCTCAGAATCCAGGCCTTCCTCAAGTCTAAG AACCCAGACAAAGATGATACAAAAGATGGTTCTGAACAGAAAGCAGCAGTCAAGTCCCCCTCAATTAG tgaggaggagagacctCTGAGCCAGAAGGAGCTCCGCCAGCAAATGATAAAGGAG ATCCTACTGAGGGAGGGAATCATTGGGCCGCGCAGGGAGAGGGCGGTCAAGCCTTCCAGACCCAACAAGGCGCCCAGCACTCAACGGCGCCGCCCAGAGGCCTGA
- the odad1 gene encoding coiled-coil domain-containing protein 114 isoform X3, translating to MARGRSAPNISFNSSDSDLDEILRIDAMSHGRSVPSVNFGSEIDIDVIRAEMAKLKIQLRTMEVERQAYVLQSQDLIRRQRREMERLQAEQKELQRILCMCESRTHRQQDTAVTQDLLFLLEHKDQMDKMLESERLTLEQLNKEILNADRRLIILRRVGSTGGYTQRTKAPPTQKTTQVLENQLDRALVRFNTHLTQNSQLRNDLESLRIRRSHFQQIRQRLERELRDLREDISDVVNISTAAYNARVEVQMKMMRIKELAVKDLEHYSIEMKELETVIADERHLQDFLTIKCHSRSGQEDHRHSPQDPDEWEMREEMTDEMLGALDETFLKIHSLTGEENLDVLVQQDTERLCEDGQQWELERHALTRDLQARQQASEKRAQACNTHTATVAKILEQARTGMRRVLRRLERVRNVMKDLPPAATITDKNLVEILDTLDLKINGLLRIQAFLKSKNPDKDDTKDGSEQKAAVKSPSISEEERPLSQKELRQQMIKEILLREGIIGPRRERAVKPSRPNKAPSTQRRRPEA from the exons GGGCAGAGATGGCCAAGCTAAAAATACAGCTCCGGACCATGGAGGTGGAGCGGCAGGCCTACGTGCTCCAGTCTCAGGATCTGATCCGCAGGCAGCGG CGTGAGATGGAGCGGCTGCAGGCGGAGCAAAAGGAGCTGCAGCGCATTCTTTGCATGTGCGAGAGCCGCACCCACAGGCAGCAAGACACTGCGGTCACACAGGACCTGCTCTTCCTGCTGGAACACAAAGACCAGATGGACAAGATGCTGGAGAGCGAGAGGCTGACCCTGGAACAGCTGAACAAGGAG ATCCTCAACGCAGATCGTAGGCTGATAATTCTGCGGAGGGTGGGAAGCACAGGGGGTTATACCCAGAGAACCAAAGCCCCCCCAACCCAGAAGACCACCCAAGTCCTGGAGAACCAACTGGACCGA GCCCTGGTGCGGTTTAACACGCACCTGACACAGAACAGCCAGCTGAGGAATGACCTTGAGTCCCTGCGCATCAGGCGAAGCCACTTCCAGCAGATACGCCAGAGACTGGaaagg GAACTCCGGGATTTACGTGAGGACATCAGTGATGTTGTAAACATCTCCACAGCAGCATATAACGCTAG GGTGGAGGTGCagatgaagatgatgaggaTTAAAGAGTTGGCCGTGAAGGATCTAGAACATTACAGTATTGAGATGAAGGAGCTTGAGACAGTGATTGCGGACGAGCGCCACCTTCAAGACTTCCTGACTATTAAGTGTCACAGTAGGAGTGGACAAGAGGACCATCGCCACAGTCCACAAG ACCCAGATGAGTGGGAAATGAGAGAGGAGATGACAGACGAGATGCTGGGCGCTCTGGACGAGACGTTCCTGAAGATCCACAGTTTGACCGGAGAGGAGAACCTGGATGTTCTG GTGCAGCAGGACACTGAGCGGCTGTGTGAGGACGGGCAGCAGTGGGAGCTGGAGCGCCACGCCCTGACGCGGGACCTGCAGGCGCGACAGCAGGCGTCGGAGAAAAGGGCTCAGGCCTGTAACACGCACACGGCCACAGTCGCCAAGATCCTCGAACAAGCCaggacag gcaTGAGGCGTGTGCTGCGTAGGCTGGAGCGTGTGCGGAATGTGATGAAGGACTTGCCGCCCGCCGCCACAATCACAGATAAGAACCTGGTAGAAATCCTGGACACTCTGGATCTGAAGATCAATGGCCTCCTCAGAATCCAGGCCTTCCTCAAGTCTAAG AACCCAGACAAAGATGATACAAAAGATGGTTCTGAACAGAAAGCAGCAGTCAAGTCCCCCTCAATTAG tgaggaggagagacctCTGAGCCAGAAGGAGCTCCGCCAGCAAATGATAAAGGAG ATCCTACTGAGGGAGGGAATCATTGGGCCGCGCAGGGAGAGGGCGGTCAAGCCTTCCAGACCCAACAAGGCGCCCAGCACTCAACGGCGCCGCCCAGAGGCCTGA
- the odad1 gene encoding coiled-coil domain-containing protein 114 isoform X1, with protein sequence MARGRSAPNISFNSSDSDLDEILRIDAMSHGRSVPSVNFGSEIDIDVIRAEMAKLKIQLRTMEVERQAYVLQSQDLIRRQRREMERLQAEQKELQRILCMCESRTHRQQDTAVTQDLLFLLEHKDQMDKMLESERLTLEQLNKEILNADRRLIILRRVGSTGGYTQRTKAPPTQKTTQVLENQLDRALVRFNTHLTQNSQLRNDLESLRIRRSHFQQIRQRLERELRDLREDISDVVNISTAAYNARVEVQMKMMRIKELAVKDLEHYSIEMKELETVIADERHLQDFLTIKCHSRSGQEDHRHSPQDPDEWEMREEMTDEMLGALDETFLKIHSLTGEENLDVLVRRFLEIEDQNFALFDFVNKQSNKIKELKDQVSQVQQDTERLCEDGQQWELERHALTRDLQARQQASEKRAQACNTHTATVAKILEQARTGMRRVLRRLERVRNVMKDLPPAATITDKNLVEILDTLDLKINGLLRIQAFLKSKNPDKDDTKDGSEQKAAVKSPSISEEERPLSQKELRQQMIKEILLREGIIGPRRERAVKPSRPNKAPSTQRRRPEA encoded by the exons GGGCAGAGATGGCCAAGCTAAAAATACAGCTCCGGACCATGGAGGTGGAGCGGCAGGCCTACGTGCTCCAGTCTCAGGATCTGATCCGCAGGCAGCGG CGTGAGATGGAGCGGCTGCAGGCGGAGCAAAAGGAGCTGCAGCGCATTCTTTGCATGTGCGAGAGCCGCACCCACAGGCAGCAAGACACTGCGGTCACACAGGACCTGCTCTTCCTGCTGGAACACAAAGACCAGATGGACAAGATGCTGGAGAGCGAGAGGCTGACCCTGGAACAGCTGAACAAGGAG ATCCTCAACGCAGATCGTAGGCTGATAATTCTGCGGAGGGTGGGAAGCACAGGGGGTTATACCCAGAGAACCAAAGCCCCCCCAACCCAGAAGACCACCCAAGTCCTGGAGAACCAACTGGACCGA GCCCTGGTGCGGTTTAACACGCACCTGACACAGAACAGCCAGCTGAGGAATGACCTTGAGTCCCTGCGCATCAGGCGAAGCCACTTCCAGCAGATACGCCAGAGACTGGaaagg GAACTCCGGGATTTACGTGAGGACATCAGTGATGTTGTAAACATCTCCACAGCAGCATATAACGCTAG GGTGGAGGTGCagatgaagatgatgaggaTTAAAGAGTTGGCCGTGAAGGATCTAGAACATTACAGTATTGAGATGAAGGAGCTTGAGACAGTGATTGCGGACGAGCGCCACCTTCAAGACTTCCTGACTATTAAGTGTCACAGTAGGAGTGGACAAGAGGACCATCGCCACAGTCCACAAG ACCCAGATGAGTGGGAAATGAGAGAGGAGATGACAGACGAGATGCTGGGCGCTCTGGACGAGACGTTCCTGAAGATCCACAGTTTGACCGGAGAGGAGAACCTGGATGTTCTGGTGAGGAGGTTCCTCGAAA TCGAGGACCAGAACTTTGCCCTCTTCGACTTTGTAAATAAGCAGAGCAACAAGATAAAGGAACTGAAAGACCAAGTTAGCCAG GTGCAGCAGGACACTGAGCGGCTGTGTGAGGACGGGCAGCAGTGGGAGCTGGAGCGCCACGCCCTGACGCGGGACCTGCAGGCGCGACAGCAGGCGTCGGAGAAAAGGGCTCAGGCCTGTAACACGCACACGGCCACAGTCGCCAAGATCCTCGAACAAGCCaggacag gcaTGAGGCGTGTGCTGCGTAGGCTGGAGCGTGTGCGGAATGTGATGAAGGACTTGCCGCCCGCCGCCACAATCACAGATAAGAACCTGGTAGAAATCCTGGACACTCTGGATCTGAAGATCAATGGCCTCCTCAGAATCCAGGCCTTCCTCAAGTCTAAG AACCCAGACAAAGATGATACAAAAGATGGTTCTGAACAGAAAGCAGCAGTCAAGTCCCCCTCAATTAG tgaggaggagagacctCTGAGCCAGAAGGAGCTCCGCCAGCAAATGATAAAGGAG ATCCTACTGAGGGAGGGAATCATTGGGCCGCGCAGGGAGAGGGCGGTCAAGCCTTCCAGACCCAACAAGGCGCCCAGCACTCAACGGCGCCGCCCAGAGGCCTGA
- the odad1 gene encoding coiled-coil domain-containing protein 114 isoform X2 yields the protein MARGRSAPNISFNSSDSDLDEIRAEMAKLKIQLRTMEVERQAYVLQSQDLIRRQRREMERLQAEQKELQRILCMCESRTHRQQDTAVTQDLLFLLEHKDQMDKMLESERLTLEQLNKEILNADRRLIILRRVGSTGGYTQRTKAPPTQKTTQVLENQLDRALVRFNTHLTQNSQLRNDLESLRIRRSHFQQIRQRLERELRDLREDISDVVNISTAAYNARVEVQMKMMRIKELAVKDLEHYSIEMKELETVIADERHLQDFLTIKCHSRSGQEDHRHSPQDPDEWEMREEMTDEMLGALDETFLKIHSLTGEENLDVLVRRFLEIEDQNFALFDFVNKQSNKIKELKDQVSQVQQDTERLCEDGQQWELERHALTRDLQARQQASEKRAQACNTHTATVAKILEQARTGMRRVLRRLERVRNVMKDLPPAATITDKNLVEILDTLDLKINGLLRIQAFLKSKNPDKDDTKDGSEQKAAVKSPSISEEERPLSQKELRQQMIKEILLREGIIGPRRERAVKPSRPNKAPSTQRRRPEA from the exons GGGCAGAGATGGCCAAGCTAAAAATACAGCTCCGGACCATGGAGGTGGAGCGGCAGGCCTACGTGCTCCAGTCTCAGGATCTGATCCGCAGGCAGCGG CGTGAGATGGAGCGGCTGCAGGCGGAGCAAAAGGAGCTGCAGCGCATTCTTTGCATGTGCGAGAGCCGCACCCACAGGCAGCAAGACACTGCGGTCACACAGGACCTGCTCTTCCTGCTGGAACACAAAGACCAGATGGACAAGATGCTGGAGAGCGAGAGGCTGACCCTGGAACAGCTGAACAAGGAG ATCCTCAACGCAGATCGTAGGCTGATAATTCTGCGGAGGGTGGGAAGCACAGGGGGTTATACCCAGAGAACCAAAGCCCCCCCAACCCAGAAGACCACCCAAGTCCTGGAGAACCAACTGGACCGA GCCCTGGTGCGGTTTAACACGCACCTGACACAGAACAGCCAGCTGAGGAATGACCTTGAGTCCCTGCGCATCAGGCGAAGCCACTTCCAGCAGATACGCCAGAGACTGGaaagg GAACTCCGGGATTTACGTGAGGACATCAGTGATGTTGTAAACATCTCCACAGCAGCATATAACGCTAG GGTGGAGGTGCagatgaagatgatgaggaTTAAAGAGTTGGCCGTGAAGGATCTAGAACATTACAGTATTGAGATGAAGGAGCTTGAGACAGTGATTGCGGACGAGCGCCACCTTCAAGACTTCCTGACTATTAAGTGTCACAGTAGGAGTGGACAAGAGGACCATCGCCACAGTCCACAAG ACCCAGATGAGTGGGAAATGAGAGAGGAGATGACAGACGAGATGCTGGGCGCTCTGGACGAGACGTTCCTGAAGATCCACAGTTTGACCGGAGAGGAGAACCTGGATGTTCTGGTGAGGAGGTTCCTCGAAA TCGAGGACCAGAACTTTGCCCTCTTCGACTTTGTAAATAAGCAGAGCAACAAGATAAAGGAACTGAAAGACCAAGTTAGCCAG GTGCAGCAGGACACTGAGCGGCTGTGTGAGGACGGGCAGCAGTGGGAGCTGGAGCGCCACGCCCTGACGCGGGACCTGCAGGCGCGACAGCAGGCGTCGGAGAAAAGGGCTCAGGCCTGTAACACGCACACGGCCACAGTCGCCAAGATCCTCGAACAAGCCaggacag gcaTGAGGCGTGTGCTGCGTAGGCTGGAGCGTGTGCGGAATGTGATGAAGGACTTGCCGCCCGCCGCCACAATCACAGATAAGAACCTGGTAGAAATCCTGGACACTCTGGATCTGAAGATCAATGGCCTCCTCAGAATCCAGGCCTTCCTCAAGTCTAAG AACCCAGACAAAGATGATACAAAAGATGGTTCTGAACAGAAAGCAGCAGTCAAGTCCCCCTCAATTAG tgaggaggagagacctCTGAGCCAGAAGGAGCTCCGCCAGCAAATGATAAAGGAG ATCCTACTGAGGGAGGGAATCATTGGGCCGCGCAGGGAGAGGGCGGTCAAGCCTTCCAGACCCAACAAGGCGCCCAGCACTCAACGGCGCCGCCCAGAGGCCTGA